One genomic segment of Rhizobium sp. 11515TR includes these proteins:
- a CDS encoding MarR family winged helix-turn-helix transcriptional regulator: protein MIKEKSNEDKHHLVDAISLACMRWQEATESFDETFGKLHGLNSAERRCLSVIMRVPQPANAVARAIGLAPPSVTALIDRLSARDLLYRVPDPNDRRRVLVAPSEKAIRLGREAYGPIEQAGAQMLKQFSEAEKQVILRFVTQAIEMQERELERLLQQDKS, encoded by the coding sequence ATGATCAAAGAAAAGTCAAATGAAGATAAGCATCACCTCGTGGACGCCATCAGCCTCGCCTGCATGCGCTGGCAGGAAGCGACGGAGAGCTTCGACGAAACCTTCGGCAAGCTGCATGGGCTCAATAGCGCCGAGCGGCGCTGCCTTAGCGTGATCATGCGCGTGCCGCAGCCTGCGAACGCCGTGGCCAGAGCTATCGGCCTTGCGCCTCCGTCGGTTACGGCCTTGATCGACCGTCTTTCGGCGCGCGACCTTCTGTACCGCGTTCCCGATCCCAACGACCGGCGTCGCGTGCTGGTGGCACCATCCGAGAAGGCGATCAGGCTAGGACGCGAAGCCTATGGTCCGATCGAGCAGGCCGGCGCGCAGATGCTCAAACAGTTTTCCGAGGCGGAAAAGCAGGTGATCTTGCGCTTCGTCACGCAAGCCATCGAGATGCAGGAGCGGGAACTCGAGCGGCTATTGCAGCAGGACAAGAGCTGA
- a CDS encoding S1C family serine protease, with translation MGFIDRDIQPSSDAGLLDAYSQSVSSAVDLVGPAVSRIERLGGRAGHGSGFAISPDGLVVTNNHVVDDAKAVRIKTPEGATVEGRVLGRDPDTDLALIRANDWPGNWARLGDSKSLKRGHIAIAIGNPLGFEWTVTAGIVSALGRSMRAASGRLMEDIIQTDAALNPGNSGGPLVSSAGEVIGVNTAVIQGAQSIAFSVASNTAKHVVSEILRFGHVRRAYIGIAADTVELHRRIALEAGVTHSTAVRLRRVEKDSPAEKGGLQEGDYLLAIDGHAVSGIDDVVRLLDGDKIDTEIEVLIFSVGGLIERRQVKPSARPAI, from the coding sequence ATGGGCTTCATTGATCGTGACATCCAGCCGTCATCCGATGCCGGGCTGCTGGATGCCTATTCCCAATCGGTATCGAGTGCCGTCGATCTCGTTGGGCCGGCCGTCAGCCGGATCGAGCGTTTAGGTGGCCGCGCCGGACATGGTTCCGGTTTTGCCATTTCGCCTGACGGCCTTGTCGTGACCAATAATCACGTTGTCGACGATGCCAAAGCCGTACGTATCAAGACCCCGGAAGGGGCAACCGTCGAGGGAAGGGTGCTCGGGCGCGATCCGGATACCGACCTTGCTCTCATCCGCGCCAATGACTGGCCGGGCAACTGGGCGCGACTTGGCGATTCCAAATCGCTGAAGCGCGGTCATATCGCGATTGCCATCGGCAATCCCCTTGGTTTCGAATGGACCGTTACGGCCGGGATTGTCTCGGCGCTTGGCCGCTCCATGCGCGCGGCGAGCGGTCGGCTGATGGAAGACATCATCCAGACCGATGCCGCCCTCAATCCAGGTAATTCCGGCGGTCCGCTGGTCTCGTCGGCGGGTGAGGTCATCGGCGTCAATACCGCCGTCATCCAGGGTGCGCAGAGCATCGCGTTCTCGGTCGCCTCTAACACGGCCAAGCATGTGGTGTCAGAGATCCTGCGTTTCGGCCATGTCCGGCGCGCCTATATAGGCATTGCCGCCGACACGGTTGAGCTGCATCGGCGGATCGCGCTGGAGGCCGGCGTCACGCATTCAACCGCCGTGCGCCTGCGTCGTGTCGAAAAGGATAGTCCGGCCGAAAAGGGCGGCTTGCAGGAGGGTGACTACCTGCTAGCCATCGACGGTCACGCGGTATCAGGGATAGACGATGTCGTGCGGCTGCTCGATGGCGACAAGATCGACACCGAGATCGAAGTTTTGATCTTCAGCGTCGGCGGCCTGATCGAGCGAAGGCAGGTCAAACCTTCCGCACGACCCGCCATCTAG
- a CDS encoding ROK family transcriptional regulator encodes MKTISGTNLEQAKSHNRRVVIEAIRTNGPMSRAAIARMTALTTQTVSNIVEELARSHLLIAMEAQKIARGQPITPYMINPAGAYSIGLELGRQRAAGVLTDLSGTVCARVECHVDRPGPTEAMPVLAEIVRDLQKAFSFDRDRLLGVGIALPGRYADGGVTSLSPLNLPGWQDFPVASALEHLIGLPVLVENDATAAAIGERLYGVARGLGSFVYLFLAGDGGIGAGMFLDGHLYKGSRANAGEIGHIIVEPHGRLCTCGKRGCLDRYVSPSVAYECLGIENAQELDPDDLDALIAANGHGLKAWLEQAVQPLRQTIDFLELAFDPQTIVLGGSAPTSLMTGLAESVEPLHTPVNPTEERSIPRLMIGASGKDTAILGAAALPIFSETNPQFDVLQKPLTHRAVTQP; translated from the coding sequence ATGAAGACTATTTCAGGCACGAATCTCGAACAGGCCAAATCTCACAACCGACGCGTCGTGATCGAAGCCATTCGCACCAATGGCCCGATGTCGCGGGCCGCCATTGCCCGCATGACAGCGCTGACCACGCAGACGGTTTCGAATATCGTGGAGGAACTTGCGCGCTCGCATCTCCTGATCGCGATGGAGGCGCAGAAGATCGCCCGCGGTCAACCGATTACGCCCTACATGATCAATCCGGCTGGCGCCTACTCCATCGGTTTGGAACTCGGGCGCCAGCGTGCGGCCGGCGTGCTCACCGATCTGTCCGGCACGGTCTGCGCCCGCGTCGAATGCCATGTCGACAGGCCGGGACCGACCGAGGCGATGCCGGTCCTTGCGGAGATTGTCAGGGATCTGCAGAAAGCCTTTTCCTTTGATCGAGACAGACTGCTTGGCGTCGGTATCGCCTTGCCCGGACGCTACGCCGATGGCGGCGTAACCTCGCTGAGCCCATTGAATCTGCCGGGCTGGCAAGACTTCCCCGTTGCCAGCGCACTCGAACACCTGATCGGCCTGCCTGTGCTTGTCGAAAACGATGCCACGGCAGCGGCGATCGGCGAGCGGCTCTATGGCGTTGCCCGCGGCCTTGGCAGCTTCGTCTATCTCTTTCTGGCCGGCGACGGCGGCATCGGTGCCGGCATGTTCCTCGACGGCCATCTCTACAAGGGCAGCCGCGCCAATGCCGGCGAAATCGGCCATATCATCGTCGAGCCGCATGGCAGGCTCTGCACCTGCGGCAAACGCGGCTGCCTCGATCGCTACGTCTCGCCATCCGTCGCTTACGAATGTCTAGGCATAGAGAATGCGCAGGAGCTGGATCCCGACGACCTGGATGCATTGATCGCGGCAAACGGTCATGGCTTGAAGGCATGGCTGGAACAGGCGGTGCAGCCGCTGCGCCAGACAATCGACTTTCTCGAGCTGGCCTTCGATCCGCAGACAATCGTGCTTGGCGGCAGTGCACCGACATCCTTGATGACAGGGCTGGCCGAAAGCGTCGAGCCTCTGCACACCCCGGTCAACCCAACGGAAGAGCGCAGCATTCCGCGGTTGATGATCGGCGCCAGCGGCAAGGATACCGCCATTTTAGGCGCGGCCGCGCTGCCCATCTTCTCCGAAACGAACCCGCAGTTCGATGTCCTGCAGAAGCCGTTGACGCATCGTGCCGTTACCCAGCCTTGA
- a CDS encoding SDR family oxidoreductase: MTEGSSNAQNPIALVTGGGTGIGRAIAKALGSAGFKVVISGRRSDVLEKAARELSEETGAEFLAIAADVSDPASVRSLFDTIAGRYGRLDLLVNNAGMGLPAVPMEELSFEQWNAIVGANLTGAFLCTQQAFRLMKAQTPQGGRIINNGSISATTPRPHSAPYTATKHAITGLTKSTALDGRPFDIACGQIDIGNAATDMTARMSAGVLQANGETAAEPTISAEHVARAVVYMATLPLDANVLSMTVMATKMPLVGRG; encoded by the coding sequence ATGACAGAGGGATCATCGAACGCACAAAACCCAATCGCGCTGGTGACCGGCGGCGGCACGGGCATAGGCCGAGCCATCGCCAAGGCACTCGGCTCGGCAGGTTTCAAGGTCGTCATTTCGGGGCGCCGGTCGGACGTTCTCGAAAAAGCTGCCCGTGAGCTTTCGGAGGAAACCGGGGCGGAGTTTCTTGCGATTGCAGCCGATGTCAGTGATCCCGCATCGGTCCGCAGCCTTTTCGACACCATTGCAGGTCGCTATGGTCGCCTCGACCTTCTGGTCAACAACGCGGGCATGGGTCTGCCGGCGGTGCCGATGGAGGAGCTGAGCTTCGAGCAGTGGAATGCCATTGTCGGCGCAAACCTGACCGGCGCGTTTCTCTGCACGCAACAGGCTTTCCGTCTGATGAAAGCACAGACGCCGCAGGGCGGTCGCATCATCAACAACGGCTCGATCTCGGCAACGACGCCGCGGCCGCATTCGGCACCCTATACGGCCACGAAACACGCGATCACCGGCCTGACGAAATCGACAGCGCTCGACGGCCGTCCCTTCGATATCGCCTGCGGCCAGATCGATATCGGCAATGCCGCCACAGACATGACGGCGCGGATGAGCGCCGGCGTGCTGCAGGCAAATGGCGAGACTGCAGCAGAGCCGACGATTTCGGCAGAGCATGTCGCCCGCGCCGTCGTCTACATGGCAACCCTGCCGCTCGACGCCAATGTTCTTTCCATGACCGTCATGGCAACGAAAATGCCGCTTGTCGGCAGGGGATAA
- a CDS encoding FAD-dependent monooxygenase, with the protein MCPIDDPAATMNRATNPKATIGICGAGIGGLVLALRLARLGFRPILFEARSREAALSEGEFLTLASNGMNGLRAVDSCEEVLRQGLETRAIELCNARGKRLALVDQSDHLATFGTPAVTIRRGVLTGILIEKCQAEGIIMQFGRRVTKVDNLPHAVTLNFSEGAGLAVDLLVAADGLRSFVRTQVFPDYPLPQFTGLIGTGGLVDADIPATDGVMHMTFGEKAFFGYIKTASHPVYWFDSFPADTPDAVRALEPTALAAHVRQMHADDPEPNRSILRAVERIERSYPIFDMPQLPVWSSGRVVLLGDAAHAIGPHAGQGASMAIEDAVVLSSCLADTLDYGTAFARYENLRRPRIARVVKLTRQNASRKRKNSRLNLFLRDLLLPLLIPLSVRASRRLFAYRVDLDPLEAKHSVENGRKDAA; encoded by the coding sequence ATGTGCCCCATTGACGATCCTGCCGCAACCATGAATCGAGCGACAAACCCTAAGGCGACGATCGGCATATGCGGCGCCGGTATTGGTGGGCTTGTGCTTGCACTCCGCCTCGCAAGGCTGGGCTTTCGTCCAATACTGTTCGAAGCCCGCTCAAGAGAGGCCGCCTTGTCCGAAGGAGAATTTCTGACACTCGCTTCCAACGGCATGAACGGGCTGCGAGCAGTGGACAGCTGCGAAGAAGTGTTGCGCCAGGGATTGGAGACCCGCGCCATCGAACTCTGCAACGCACGCGGCAAAAGGCTCGCGCTCGTCGACCAGAGCGACCATTTGGCGACATTCGGCACGCCCGCCGTCACCATCAGGCGCGGCGTTCTCACAGGCATCCTGATCGAAAAGTGCCAGGCCGAAGGCATCATCATGCAATTTGGCCGGCGCGTGACCAAGGTCGACAATCTCCCGCATGCCGTAACGCTCAACTTCTCCGAAGGTGCGGGTCTCGCCGTCGACCTGCTCGTCGCCGCCGACGGACTGCGATCCTTCGTCCGCACGCAAGTATTTCCGGATTATCCCCTGCCGCAATTTACTGGCCTGATCGGCACAGGCGGCCTCGTCGACGCCGATATACCGGCTACAGATGGCGTGATGCACATGACCTTCGGCGAGAAAGCCTTCTTCGGCTACATCAAGACGGCCTCCCATCCCGTCTATTGGTTCGATTCCTTCCCCGCCGACACGCCGGACGCGGTACGCGCACTGGAACCAACGGCACTGGCCGCTCATGTTCGCCAGATGCATGCCGACGATCCCGAACCGAATAGATCGATCCTTCGCGCCGTCGAAAGGATCGAGCGCAGCTATCCCATTTTCGACATGCCGCAGCTTCCGGTCTGGTCGAGCGGGCGTGTCGTCTTGCTCGGCGACGCCGCGCATGCCATCGGCCCGCATGCCGGCCAGGGTGCTTCAATGGCGATAGAAGATGCGGTGGTCTTGTCATCTTGTCTGGCTGATACGCTCGACTACGGTACCGCCTTTGCCCGTTACGAAAACTTGCGGCGCCCACGCATTGCCCGCGTGGTGAAGCTCACCCGGCAAAATGCTTCCAGGAAACGGAAAAACAGTCGGCTCAACCTGTTTCTGCGCGATCTGCTTCTGCCCTTGCTTATTCCGTTAAGTGTCAGAGCCAGCCGCAGATTGTTTGCATATCGAGTGGATCTCGATCCACTGGAGGCGAAGCACTCAGTCGAAAACGGTCGCAAGGATGCAGCCTGA
- a CDS encoding lysozyme inhibitor LprI family protein, giving the protein MQIAKSVSAMIIIGLSATPVEAAGINCSKPGSPSDRMICQDKSLLARDAMVRDLYAAALKRDDADKVRERQLRWITKVQSCSDAACARQAYDDQIASLLRTKGGQSASTDFQSNSADGNEGHLAIFGPVDGLLAVSLSSTFVGPGGADAGDVNADGLDGVVPLAKEHAELSRDACKIGLDRLNAKTWRVSQGGTCDFANGVTLQGTYRKE; this is encoded by the coding sequence ATGCAGATAGCAAAATCCGTTTCGGCCATGATCATCATCGGCCTTTCTGCCACACCTGTCGAAGCCGCGGGGATCAATTGCTCAAAGCCAGGCTCGCCAAGCGACCGTATGATCTGTCAGGACAAATCGCTGCTTGCTCGCGATGCGATGGTGAGAGATCTCTATGCCGCCGCATTGAAACGCGATGATGCGGACAAGGTTCGGGAACGGCAGCTGCGCTGGATCACCAAAGTGCAATCCTGCAGCGATGCAGCATGCGCCCGGCAGGCCTATGACGACCAGATTGCGTCTCTCTTGAGGACTAAGGGCGGACAAAGCGCTTCAACGGATTTCCAGTCGAACAGCGCCGACGGCAATGAGGGCCACCTTGCGATCTTCGGGCCGGTCGATGGTCTCCTCGCAGTTTCGCTCTCCTCGACTTTCGTTGGCCCGGGCGGAGCAGATGCCGGCGATGTCAATGCCGACGGTCTCGACGGCGTCGTGCCGCTGGCGAAAGAACATGCTGAACTCTCCAGAGACGCGTGCAAGATCGGCCTCGATCGCCTCAACGCAAAGACCTGGCGCGTGTCGCAGGGGGGCACGTGCGATTTCGCGAACGGCGTGACCCTGCAGGGTACCTACCGCAAAGAGTAG